One Alligator mississippiensis isolate rAllMis1 chromosome 16, rAllMis1, whole genome shotgun sequence genomic region harbors:
- the LOC132246611 gene encoding ral guanine nucleotide dissociation stimulator-like 1 has translation MTAGKVSCFHLRSLAMQKNVDTLLEDFENIHAFFSTYRTFASPGEVLEMLLSRHGKLETSSCRDESPAFSADSRAVLRNPVIFFLKIWLHFSAEDFREPPKHLTLEKVIAHLQKNVPGSEIEMEVKHLLHQFKSVGENEMMGF, from the exons ATGACTGCGGGGAAAGTATCCTGTTTTCATCTACGCAGCCTG GCcatgcagaaaaatgtagataCTCTTCTGGAGGATTTTGAGAACATCCATGCATTTTTCTCAACATACAGGACCTTTGCCTCTCCTGGCGAGGTCCTAGAAAtgctcctcagcag GCATGGAAAGCTGGAGACCTCGAGCTGCAGAGATGAAAGTCCAGCTTTCTcagcagactccagggcagtcctcaggaa TCCAGTCATCTTCTTTCTGAAAATCTGGCTGCACTTCAGCGCTGAAGATTTCAGGGAGCCGCCAAAGCACCTCACTCTGGAGAAGGTGATAGCCCACCTTCAGAAAAATGTCCCTGGCTCTGAAATTGAAATGGAGGTGAAACATCTCCTTCACCAGTTTAAAAGTGTAggagaaaatgaga TGATGGGCTTCTGA